One region of Polynucleobacter paneuropaeus genomic DNA includes:
- the meaB gene encoding methylmalonyl Co-A mutase-associated GTPase MeaB: MNPADQSLFEDLTGKPSPAQRRALAKIITLLESTRSDHRTRADELLNALLPKTGKSFRLGISGVPGVGKSTLIETLGLYLINKGHRVAVLAIDPSSSISGGSILGDKTRMERLSVHEHAFIRPSPSSGTLGGVAEKTREALLVAEAAGHDIVIVETVGVGQSEIAVAGMTDLFLLLQLPNAGDDLQAIKKGVMELADLIVINKADIDPNAAMRAQAFITSSLRLLGFQGNPDHATHQQDYWHPIVMSLSALNGQGIPELWESILHFQKLQIANGRLQERRKQQAGSWMWERIDAGLKHAFRNHPEVQALLPRLSAEVNAGTMAASVAARRLLEAMGHEFF; the protein is encoded by the coding sequence ATGAATCCCGCTGATCAATCCTTGTTTGAGGATCTCACTGGTAAACCATCGCCAGCGCAACGTCGTGCCCTGGCGAAGATCATCACTCTTCTAGAGTCTACGCGCTCAGATCACCGTACGCGCGCAGACGAACTACTTAACGCATTACTTCCTAAAACTGGCAAGTCCTTTCGTTTAGGTATCTCAGGTGTGCCAGGGGTTGGTAAATCGACTTTAATTGAAACCCTAGGTCTGTATTTAATCAATAAAGGACACCGCGTTGCGGTCTTGGCAATTGATCCCTCATCGAGCATCTCGGGCGGTTCGATTCTGGGCGATAAGACACGCATGGAACGCCTATCCGTTCATGAGCATGCCTTTATCCGTCCAAGCCCATCATCGGGGACTCTAGGTGGTGTTGCAGAAAAAACCCGTGAAGCCCTTTTGGTTGCAGAAGCGGCTGGTCACGATATCGTGATCGTTGAAACAGTGGGTGTAGGTCAAAGTGAGATTGCAGTAGCGGGTATGACAGATTTATTTCTCTTGCTCCAGCTTCCCAATGCAGGCGATGACCTCCAGGCTATTAAAAAAGGCGTAATGGAGCTAGCAGATCTGATTGTGATTAATAAAGCCGATATCGATCCTAATGCTGCAATGAGAGCGCAAGCTTTTATTACCAGCTCTTTGCGGTTGTTGGGATTTCAGGGCAATCCAGACCATGCGACCCATCAGCAGGATTATTGGCATCCGATTGTGATGAGTTTAAGCGCTCTCAATGGTCAAGGGATTCCAGAACTCTGGGAGAGCATTCTTCATTTTCAAAAATTACAGATCGCCAATGGAAGACTGCAAGAGCGTCGCAAACAACAGGCAGGCTCCTGGATGTGGGAGCGCATCGACGCTGGACTTAAGCACGCCTTCCGCAACCATCCCGAAGTTCAAGCGCTATTACCTAGATTAAGCGCCGAGGTGAATGCAGGAACGATGGCTGCCTCCGTAGCGGCCCGTCGCTTACTTGAAGCTATGGGACACGAATTTTTCTAA
- a CDS encoding RidA family protein, with the protein MTAVASDRLKSLGIELPPAGPPAAAYVMATTSGNSVYLSGHIAKQAGKVWVGKLGQDMDTETGKKAARAIAIDLLATLHHHLGSVDRVKRITKVMGLVNSTPAFTEQHLVINGCSELLFDVFGDAGKHARSAFGVAQIPLGACVEIELIAEI; encoded by the coding sequence ATGACCGCCGTAGCCTCAGATCGCCTCAAAAGTTTAGGTATTGAATTACCCCCAGCGGGTCCTCCCGCAGCAGCTTATGTGATGGCGACCACCTCAGGAAATAGCGTTTACCTCTCGGGGCACATAGCAAAACAGGCTGGCAAAGTTTGGGTCGGCAAACTCGGACAAGATATGGATACTGAAACGGGCAAAAAAGCAGCACGCGCGATTGCCATCGACCTACTTGCCACACTTCATCATCACTTAGGCTCAGTCGATCGGGTCAAGCGCATTACTAAAGTGATGGGGTTAGTAAACTCCACTCCAGCATTTACTGAACAGCACTTAGTCATTAACGGATGCTCAGAACTCTTATTCGATGTCTTTGGTGATGCAGGCAAACATGCTCGCAGCGCCTTTGGTGTAGCTCAAATCCCTTTGGGTGCCTGCGTAGAAATCGAACTCATCGCCGAGATTTAA
- a CDS encoding GntR family transcriptional regulator — MNTKLINRPLYEDVADRLRGQIFAHELEPGSWLDEQSLAVQFGISRTPMREAIKLLAAEGLVTIKLRRGAYVTEVERSDLEQIFTVLSLLEGEAAKEAAMKANESQLNQLDDLHHRLEKAAADRDIEQFFEINVRFHELILDIAGNKWLNGVIGDLRKVLKLQRKDSLNRTGRLQNSLLEHRQILEAILKGDAKAAEMAMRKHLALGLEAAR; from the coding sequence ATGAATACAAAACTAATAAATAGGCCCTTATACGAGGATGTCGCTGACCGTCTCAGAGGGCAAATCTTTGCCCACGAACTGGAGCCCGGTAGCTGGTTAGACGAGCAAAGCCTGGCTGTGCAGTTCGGAATTAGTAGAACGCCTATGCGAGAAGCCATTAAATTACTGGCTGCTGAGGGACTTGTGACGATCAAATTGCGTAGAGGCGCCTATGTCACTGAGGTAGAGCGATCTGATTTAGAGCAAATCTTCACTGTTCTATCCCTGCTGGAGGGCGAAGCAGCCAAAGAGGCGGCTATGAAGGCCAATGAATCCCAACTGAATCAGCTCGATGACTTACACCATCGCCTAGAGAAGGCAGCTGCGGATAGAGATATTGAGCAATTTTTTGAGATTAATGTGCGATTTCATGAGCTTATCCTCGATATAGCCGGCAATAAATGGCTGAACGGAGTGATTGGAGATTTGAGGAAGGTTCTCAAACTTCAAAGAAAAGACTCCCTAAATCGAACTGGAAGATTACAAAACTCCCTCTTAGAACATCGACAAATTCTGGAGGCCATCCTCAAAGGCGACGCTAAAGCTGCTGAGATGGCAATGCGTAAGCACTTGGCTCTAGGCTTGGAAGCTGCTAGATAG
- the scpA gene encoding methylmalonyl-CoA mutase, with protein sequence MPSIKKDKTTSWPEVTKTNLESWNKSAQKSAPNGDVDQLGWQTPDGIHLKALYTSADLEGLNYADTLPGFEPFVRGPQATMYSVRPWTIRQYAGFSTAEESNAFYRKALDAGGQGVSVAFDLATHRGYDSDHPRVTGDVGKAGVAIDSVEDMKILFDGIPLDKVSVSMTMNGAVLPVLAGYIVAGEEQGVKQDQLSGTIQNDILKEFMVRNTYIYPPEPSMRIIGDIIEYTAKYMPKFNSISISGYHMQEAGANQVLELAFTLADGQEYVKTALAKGLDIDGFAGRLSFFFAIGMNFYLEVAKLRAARLLWWRIMKTFEPKNPKSLMLRTHCQTSGWSLTEQDPYNNVVRTTVEAMAAVFGGTQSLHTNSFDEAIALPSETSSRIARNTQLILQEETHITNVIDPWAGSYMMENLTQEMADKAWEIIEEVEAMGGMTKAVESGWAKLKIEAAAAEKQAKIDSGSDVIVGVNKYKLAKEDLVDVLMIDNDKVRDSQIARLKNIKAKRDQKQVDLALDALTKAAEENTGNLLGLAVDAIRLRATVGEVSDALEKVYGRHRADTQKVTGVYAAAYDSAEGWEKLKVEIADFAKDFGRRPRVMIAKLGQDGHDRGAKVVATAFADLGFDVDIGPLFQTPEECARQAIENDVHALGISTLAAGHKTLVPAIIQELKKQGADDIIVFVGGVIPRQDYEFLFEAGVKGIYGPGTPIPASAKDVLEQIRKQVNPS encoded by the coding sequence ATGCCTAGTATTAAGAAGGACAAAACAACATCTTGGCCTGAAGTAACAAAGACCAATCTGGAGTCCTGGAATAAATCGGCTCAAAAATCCGCTCCTAATGGCGATGTTGATCAATTGGGTTGGCAAACACCCGATGGAATTCATTTAAAGGCTTTGTATACCTCCGCAGATCTTGAAGGCCTTAACTACGCGGATACCTTGCCAGGGTTTGAGCCATTTGTCCGCGGCCCACAAGCAACGATGTATTCGGTTCGTCCCTGGACAATTCGACAGTACGCGGGATTTTCAACTGCAGAAGAATCCAACGCTTTTTATCGCAAAGCACTCGATGCCGGCGGCCAAGGTGTATCAGTAGCCTTTGATTTGGCAACCCATCGCGGCTATGACTCTGATCATCCCCGTGTCACAGGCGATGTGGGCAAAGCAGGTGTGGCAATTGACTCAGTCGAAGATATGAAAATATTGTTTGACGGTATTCCACTGGATAAAGTTTCGGTATCTATGACAATGAATGGGGCCGTATTGCCGGTCTTGGCAGGCTATATCGTTGCCGGTGAAGAGCAGGGTGTTAAGCAAGATCAACTATCCGGAACAATTCAGAACGACATCCTGAAAGAGTTCATGGTGCGTAATACCTATATCTATCCACCTGAGCCTTCGATGCGCATCATTGGCGACATTATTGAGTACACCGCAAAGTACATGCCCAAGTTCAACTCGATATCCATTTCGGGTTATCACATGCAAGAGGCAGGCGCTAACCAAGTATTGGAATTGGCATTCACCTTGGCTGATGGTCAGGAGTATGTAAAGACAGCGCTAGCAAAAGGTTTGGATATCGACGGTTTTGCTGGACGCCTCTCCTTTTTCTTTGCCATTGGCATGAACTTCTATTTAGAGGTTGCTAAATTGCGTGCTGCACGGCTCTTGTGGTGGCGCATTATGAAAACCTTCGAGCCGAAGAATCCCAAATCACTGATGCTCCGCACCCATTGCCAGACCTCAGGCTGGTCATTAACCGAGCAAGATCCCTATAACAACGTAGTCCGTACTACGGTTGAGGCGATGGCGGCAGTGTTTGGTGGCACGCAGTCTTTGCATACCAATTCCTTTGATGAGGCAATTGCTTTACCCTCTGAGACCTCAAGCCGCATTGCTCGTAATACGCAATTGATTTTGCAAGAAGAGACTCACATTACCAATGTGATTGATCCTTGGGCCGGCTCTTACATGATGGAAAACCTCACCCAAGAAATGGCCGATAAGGCTTGGGAGATTATCGAAGAAGTCGAAGCCATGGGCGGCATGACCAAAGCAGTTGAAAGTGGTTGGGCCAAGCTGAAGATTGAAGCTGCTGCTGCAGAAAAGCAGGCCAAGATTGATTCAGGTTCAGATGTCATTGTGGGCGTGAATAAATACAAGCTTGCTAAAGAAGACTTGGTCGATGTATTGATGATCGACAACGATAAGGTGCGTGATAGTCAGATCGCTCGCTTAAAAAATATCAAAGCCAAACGTGATCAGAAACAGGTCGATTTGGCACTTGATGCTTTAACCAAAGCCGCAGAAGAGAACACCGGTAATTTACTAGGATTAGCTGTGGATGCAATTCGTTTGCGCGCCACGGTCGGTGAAGTCTCAGACGCATTAGAGAAAGTTTACGGGCGCCATCGCGCCGATACGCAAAAGGTGACCGGAGTGTATGCAGCTGCTTATGACTCAGCCGAGGGCTGGGAAAAACTCAAAGTAGAAATCGCGGATTTCGCTAAAGACTTTGGCCGTCGTCCTCGAGTGATGATTGCGAAATTGGGTCAGGATGGTCATGATCGTGGCGCCAAGGTAGTCGCTACAGCCTTCGCTGATTTAGGTTTTGATGTTGATATTGGCCCCTTGTTTCAGACGCCAGAAGAGTGTGCCCGTCAAGCCATCGAGAATGATGTACACGCCTTAGGGATCTCCACTTTGGCTGCCGGCCATAAAACTTTGGTGCCTGCAATTATTCAAGAGCTTAAGAAGCAGGGCGCTGATGACATCATCGTGTTTGTGGGTGGCGTTATTCCTCGCCAAGACTATGAGTTCCTGTTCGAAGCGGGCGTGAAGGGTATCTATGGACCCGGAACACCGATACCAGCTTCAGCAAAAGACGTGCTAGAGCAAATTCGGAAACAGGTTAATCCTAGTTAA
- a CDS encoding acyl-CoA carboxylase subunit beta, producing the protein MKEIIQQLEDKRELARLGGGQKRIQAQHAKGKLTARERIELLLDAGSFEEWDMFVEHRCHDFGMDEQTVPGDGVVTGYGMINGRLVFVFSQDFTVLGGSLSEAHAEKICKIMDQALKVGAPVIGLNDSGGARIQEGVASLGGYAEIFQRNVTASGVIPQISLIMGPSAGGAVYSPALTDFIFMVKDSSYMFVTGPEVVKTVTHEDVSAEELGGAVTHSTVSGVCDLAFENDVEAIMMLRRFFNYLPLSNREKPPVVRIPNRHEEPDYSLDTLVPSNPNQPYDIKELIHKMVDDSEFFELQPDFAKNIIIGFARIEGSTVGIVANQPLVLAGCLDIKASIKAARFVRFCDAFNIPVVTLVDVPGFMPGTAQEYGGIIKHGAKLLYAYADCTVPKVTLITRKAYGGAYDVMASKHLRGDVNFAWPSAEIAVMGPKGAVEIIFREEKSDSTKITAREAEYKAKFANPFVAGRRGYIDDVILPHETRKRIARSLAMLKDKELKNPARKHGNIPL; encoded by the coding sequence ATGAAAGAAATCATTCAACAGCTCGAAGATAAGCGTGAGCTAGCAAGACTTGGGGGCGGTCAAAAAAGAATTCAAGCACAGCATGCTAAGGGAAAGCTCACCGCTCGCGAACGAATTGAACTGCTACTGGATGCGGGCTCTTTTGAAGAGTGGGACATGTTTGTTGAGCATCGTTGCCATGATTTTGGGATGGATGAACAAACCGTGCCTGGTGATGGTGTGGTGACTGGTTACGGCATGATTAATGGCCGCTTGGTATTTGTTTTTTCGCAAGACTTCACAGTTCTAGGCGGATCACTTTCAGAAGCCCATGCAGAAAAAATCTGCAAGATCATGGATCAAGCACTTAAAGTCGGCGCTCCAGTAATTGGTTTGAACGATTCTGGTGGGGCACGAATTCAGGAAGGTGTTGCCTCTTTAGGTGGCTATGCAGAAATCTTTCAGCGCAATGTCACAGCCTCAGGCGTGATACCGCAAATCTCCTTAATCATGGGTCCATCTGCTGGTGGCGCAGTCTATTCACCAGCGCTGACTGACTTTATCTTTATGGTCAAAGACAGTTCGTATATGTTTGTGACGGGTCCCGAGGTTGTGAAGACAGTAACGCATGAAGATGTAAGCGCAGAAGAGCTTGGCGGTGCAGTAACGCATTCCACAGTATCTGGGGTGTGTGATCTTGCATTTGAGAATGACGTAGAAGCAATCATGATGCTTAGACGGTTCTTTAACTACTTACCGCTCTCGAACCGTGAGAAACCCCCAGTAGTCCGTATTCCAAATCGACACGAAGAGCCTGATTATTCATTAGATACTTTAGTGCCATCAAATCCAAATCAACCTTATGACATCAAAGAGCTGATTCATAAAATGGTCGACGATAGCGAATTCTTTGAACTTCAGCCTGACTTTGCCAAGAATATTATTATTGGCTTTGCACGCATTGAAGGTTCAACCGTCGGCATTGTTGCCAATCAGCCACTGGTTCTTGCTGGCTGTCTCGATATCAAAGCCTCTATCAAAGCAGCCCGTTTTGTGCGCTTTTGTGATGCCTTTAATATTCCAGTGGTGACATTAGTGGATGTGCCAGGATTCATGCCAGGGACAGCGCAAGAGTACGGCGGGATCATTAAACATGGCGCAAAGTTACTGTATGCCTATGCTGATTGCACAGTGCCGAAAGTGACCTTAATTACACGTAAAGCCTATGGCGGTGCCTATGACGTAATGGCGTCAAAACATTTGAGGGGCGATGTCAATTTTGCATGGCCATCGGCAGAAATTGCCGTAATGGGTCCCAAGGGAGCTGTAGAGATTATTTTCCGTGAAGAAAAGTCTGATTCCACCAAAATAACTGCGCGCGAAGCAGAATACAAAGCCAAGTTTGCCAATCCATTTGTTGCAGGTCGGCGCGGCTACATTGACGATGTGATCTTGCCGCATGAGACGCGCAAACGCATTGCACGATCTTTGGCAATGTTGAAAGACAAAGAATTAAAGAACCCCGCTCGTAAGCACGGCAATATCCCTCTGTAA
- a CDS encoding c-type cytochrome, producing the protein MKFAFITTLVFCCVGLANAADIQKGQALVEKGACTSCHGAGLNAPILPVYPRLAGQPADYLYYALHAYQVGGSNAKYGRNNAIMAGQVQPYSDQDLKDIAAYVSSLPGTLVIKK; encoded by the coding sequence ATGAAATTTGCATTCATCACAACTCTTGTGTTTTGCTGTGTTGGCTTGGCTAATGCTGCTGATATTCAAAAAGGTCAGGCTTTGGTAGAGAAGGGCGCTTGTACTTCTTGCCATGGCGCTGGACTGAATGCCCCAATCTTGCCAGTTTATCCACGCTTGGCTGGTCAACCTGCTGATTACCTCTACTACGCCTTACATGCCTATCAAGTCGGTGGCAGTAATGCCAAGTACGGCCGTAACAATGCCATCATGGCAGGCCAGGTTCAACCCTATTCAGATCAAGATTTAAAAGATATCGCAGCTTACGTTTCTTCGTTACCAGGCACTTTAGTAATCAAAAAGTAA
- a CDS encoding c-type cytochrome has translation MKKHLISQLALSAGLAFIAFAAQADDVQGSAKAGAGKVWLCTGCHSIPDYRADYPLVYRVPMIGGQNAGYIAVALSEYKKGERKHPTMRAIAGSLSDQDMADIGEYYAAQTSSSPINPLK, from the coding sequence ATGAAAAAACACTTGATTTCCCAATTGGCCTTATCCGCTGGTTTGGCTTTTATTGCTTTTGCGGCACAAGCTGACGATGTTCAGGGGTCTGCTAAAGCAGGTGCTGGAAAAGTATGGCTTTGTACAGGCTGCCATTCGATTCCCGACTATCGCGCTGACTACCCACTGGTCTACCGGGTTCCCATGATTGGCGGACAAAATGCCGGCTATATCGCAGTTGCCTTGTCTGAGTATAAAAAGGGCGAGCGTAAGCACCCAACCATGAGAGCGATTGCCGGAAGCTTGTCAGATCAGGATATGGCTGATATTGGCGAATACTATGCTGCCCAAACATCCAGCTCACCGATTAACCCATTGAAGTAA
- the parC gene encoding DNA topoisomerase IV subunit A codes for MAIKKPVKKTVSAKSTKPAEQADLFSNLDETEVAEVNKPLPKPSKSGGSSPPHDPNKVELNEDDKDSLTLAVYAERAYLDYAISVVKGRALPDVADGQKPVQRRILFSMSEMGLRSDAKPVKSARVVGDVLGKFHPHGDQSAYDALVRLAQSFSLHYPLIDGQGNFGSRDGDGAAAMRYTEARLTKIAGLLLSEIDEGTVDFAPNYDGSFQEPKLLPARLPFVLLNGASGIAVGMATEIPSHNLREVASAAIALMKSPKMSTTDLLEIMPGPDFPGGGQIISPANEIAQIYEGGRGSLKVRARWSVEELARGQWQIVVNELPPSTSSQKVLQEIEEITNPKVKIGKKTLTTDQNNLKSTILAVLDGVRDESSKDAAVRLVFEPKSKNVEVNEFVNLLLAHTSLESNAPINLVMIGTDGRPRQKGLKEIISEWIGFRVQTVTRRTEYRLGKVKDRMHILEGRLTVLLNIDKVIKIIRNSDEPKADLILAFKLTERQAEDILDIRLRQLARLEGIKIEQELKELKTERDDLEGLLQNDSNLRKRIIKEIESDMKDFGDDRRTIIQEDKRAVAETKVVDEPVTVIVSQKGWVRVRQGHEHDPSQFSFKAGDGMYGTFECRTVDLMQGFGSDGRVYTVPVSELPGARGDGSPLTSFVNLAAGSQMVAYYAGHADDLVLISTRAGNGFLANVSDMMTRNKAGKAFVGVDAKFPSGDAPLGAAKVSVGMKQVACLSESAKLLVFPLDELKRLPAGGKGVILMGLDGKETLASAITVGAEGATYSGAGRAGKPTELNLDAKTLKTFVGNRARKGHFVEPRLKDGKLKAN; via the coding sequence TACGCAGAGCGTGCTTACTTAGACTACGCCATCAGCGTTGTCAAGGGCCGTGCTTTACCTGATGTTGCTGATGGACAAAAGCCAGTTCAACGCCGTATCTTATTTTCTATGAGCGAGATGGGCTTGCGCTCAGATGCGAAGCCAGTGAAGAGTGCCCGTGTTGTAGGTGATGTGTTGGGTAAGTTCCATCCACACGGCGATCAATCTGCTTATGACGCACTGGTGCGTTTGGCACAAAGCTTTTCATTACACTATCCCTTAATCGATGGTCAGGGTAACTTTGGTTCACGAGATGGTGATGGCGCGGCGGCAATGCGCTATACCGAAGCGCGTTTAACCAAAATTGCTGGTTTACTCCTTAGTGAGATTGATGAAGGTACTGTAGATTTTGCGCCGAACTATGATGGATCATTCCAAGAGCCTAAGTTATTGCCAGCGCGTTTACCTTTTGTTCTTCTTAATGGTGCTTCTGGTATCGCGGTCGGCATGGCCACGGAAATTCCTTCGCATAATTTACGGGAAGTTGCCAGCGCGGCGATTGCCTTGATGAAGTCCCCCAAAATGTCGACTACCGATTTATTGGAGATCATGCCAGGCCCTGATTTTCCGGGGGGCGGACAAATCATTTCTCCTGCTAATGAGATTGCCCAGATCTATGAGGGTGGTCGCGGTAGTCTGAAGGTCAGAGCCCGTTGGTCTGTAGAAGAATTGGCTCGCGGTCAGTGGCAAATTGTCGTAAATGAATTGCCACCTTCAACTTCCTCCCAAAAAGTGTTACAAGAGATTGAAGAGATCACCAATCCCAAGGTCAAGATTGGCAAGAAAACCTTAACGACCGATCAAAATAACTTGAAGTCAACCATCTTGGCGGTATTAGATGGCGTGCGTGACGAGTCAAGCAAAGACGCAGCAGTGCGCTTGGTATTCGAGCCTAAGAGTAAAAACGTGGAAGTCAATGAGTTCGTTAATCTCTTGCTCGCCCATACTTCTTTAGAGTCAAACGCACCAATTAATTTAGTGATGATTGGAACGGATGGTCGTCCTCGTCAAAAGGGCCTCAAAGAAATTATTTCAGAGTGGATTGGTTTCAGAGTACAAACCGTCACTCGCCGCACTGAGTACCGTCTCGGTAAAGTCAAAGACCGCATGCATATTTTGGAGGGCCGCTTAACGGTGCTTCTGAATATTGATAAGGTCATCAAGATCATTCGTAATAGCGATGAGCCCAAGGCAGATTTGATCCTTGCCTTCAAACTCACTGAGCGTCAAGCAGAAGATATCTTGGATATTCGTTTGCGTCAGTTGGCTCGCTTAGAGGGCATCAAGATTGAACAAGAGCTCAAGGAGCTGAAAACCGAGCGCGATGATCTTGAAGGACTCTTACAAAACGATAGCAATTTACGTAAGCGCATCATCAAAGAGATTGAGTCCGATATGAAGGACTTTGGTGATGATCGTCGCACCATCATCCAAGAGGATAAGCGTGCCGTAGCTGAGACCAAAGTGGTTGATGAGCCAGTGACCGTGATTGTTTCTCAAAAGGGTTGGGTCCGCGTTCGTCAAGGTCATGAACATGATCCAAGCCAGTTCTCATTTAAGGCTGGCGATGGAATGTACGGCACCTTCGAATGCCGCACCGTCGATTTAATGCAGGGCTTTGGTAGTGATGGCCGTGTTTATACCGTCCCTGTAAGTGAGCTTCCTGGTGCACGTGGTGATGGATCACCCCTCACTAGCTTCGTCAATTTGGCAGCCGGATCACAAATGGTGGCGTATTACGCAGGTCATGCTGATGACCTTGTGTTGATTTCAACACGAGCAGGTAATGGCTTTTTGGCCAATGTGAGCGATATGATGACGCGCAATAAAGCCGGTAAGGCTTTCGTTGGTGTCGATGCGAAGTTTCCGAGCGGAGATGCTCCACTTGGGGCAGCCAAAGTATCTGTTGGCATGAAACAGGTCGCTTGTTTATCGGAGAGTGCCAAGCTCTTAGTGTTTCCATTAGACGAACTCAAGCGTTTGCCTGCCGGAGGTAAGGGTGTGATTCTGATGGGCTTAGATGGTAAAGAGACTTTAGCTTCTGCGATTACAGTGGGAGCTGAAGGTGCAACTTATTCGGGCGCAGGAAGGGCCGGTAAACCAACGGAACTCAATCTGGATGCTAAGACTCTAAAAACATTTGTTGGCAATCGTGCACGTAAAGGTCACTTTGTTGAGCCTCGCCTGAAAGACGGAAAACTCAAAGCCAACTAA